Proteins from a single region of Styela clava chromosome 1, kaStyClav1.hap1.2, whole genome shotgun sequence:
- the LOC120348268 gene encoding uncharacterized protein LOC120348268, translating into MQYTSLVPFLLLASFQSIVISQSTLSDNAGKTSPLVVTTEKLSMAEKIQNAFKFMMLPTPTTPATETQKYSTTTPMMSKDDATTEYDFFTVFETTNESPTEDVVEVQSTRTLPVTAPSGTKMSTNSTQTTTSGNNGTTDYVYDFITVLASTFEPEDEEYQTTTAPSTTIKVLFNTTTAGETSAVSTNAKPKKPGFNFVLLNNPTTKEVSIPSTTTTTAVIKDTTEIDNEEQTTDFAFMTVFETTEEPGKEKVTTPVATTTSSTRRRTVPTPKTTHSTTNVPARKTTLPKRPKTTSKRTENGDSVYEFKNTGIKFIIKSSTASPKTKKKTSSSTKKPKFSAKTDHPEIWENLFTTDEANGGIAIGGEFIDGIIKDDYQTEAPVVAGVPWNGSYFPHPAKFWAKHWYWILIILLLIIFLFIIPGFFCQIYLSKWCKKRKLHEFFRKRSPTFTFDRIGRGIGIGRKKTVSEKEDDYIDVEKGHESSSFSSSGVSSQSARKSSVSSIHTHPAASVHAADIDHHRSHESKTTEQIVSTSENATVIFIPDPMSNVRITALSGSHMESVSQPNQSPSFDFPEPVMDDSNHPPPMSDVPASIRSQSDIGLDIGNEAIIKSNNMTNLPTAVPLQPPHRPPKPEHMAPKPAPGITAPENRPKRRSKKKKPSKKNSDKLRNEGPPPRRHRDKKDDSEASQQRKRRTRERTGDRSTKKSKNSTKKRPTRLTEKHVSSTQSLMHAAKSLEDILDAITKLTREYPVPDLPELSRPVKEKSPQEKTHRPQNTDRVHKNNVDGGKDPEQNERHIPDKDMMRRKQKRTKHWATEQQKIDRSRDKKRRKEEKQQKRSPSSRRRKKKEERQKTKKEKTRTPRGEIEEKKEPKKKVPTLKKEDVTPQDRTKQERRRLRLERDLKKLQKYHNTVAKKEEESAESVAD; encoded by the exons ATGCAGTACACAAGCTTGGTACCCTTTCTACTTCTGGCGTCGTTTCAGTCTATAGTAATATCCCAGTCAACGCTGAGCGACAATGCTGGCAAAACTTCACCGTTAGTTGTGACAACTGAGAAACTGAGCATGGCTGAAAAAATACAGAATGCATTCAAGTTTATGATGCTTCCAACACCAACAACGCCAGCTAcagaaactcaaaaatattcgaCAACAACTCCGATGATGTCAAAGGACGATGCCACCACTGAATACGACTTTTTCACGGTATTTGAGACTACAAATGAGTCACCAACGGAAGATGTGGTAGAAGTGCAATCAACAAGAACTCTACCTGTTACAGCCCCTTCCGGTACAAAAATGAGCACAAATTCCACCCAGACAACGACAAGTGGAAATAACGGAACGACTGATTATGTCTACGATTTCATCACAGTTTTGGCATCAACATTTGAACCAGAAGATGAAGAGTACCAAACTACCACTGCTCCTTCCACAACTATAAAGGTACTGTTCAATACAACAACTGCTGGAGAAACGAGCGCGGTGTCTACCAATGCCAAGCCAAAAAAACCTGGTTTCAATTTTGTTCTGCTGAATAATCCAACAACCAAAGAAGTTTCTATTCCTTCAACTACGACAACAACAGCCGTGATCAAAGATACTACTGAGATCGATAACGAGGAACAAACTACCGATTTCGCGTTCATGACAGTCTTCGAGACGACAGAGGAACCTGGCAAGGAGAAAGTTACCACTCCCGTGGCAACCACAACGTCTTCGACAAGAAGGCGAACTGTGCCAACACCTAAAACGACTCATTCGACAACAAACGTACCCGCTCGAAAGACAACATTGCCGAAACGCCCAAAAACAACTTCAAAGAGGACTGAAAATGGTGATTCTGtatatgaatttaaaaacaCCGGCATCAAATTCATTATCAAATCGAGCACTGCATCGcccaaaacaaaaaagaaaacatcAAGTTCTACGAAAAAGCCCAAATTTTCAGCAAAAACGGACCACCCTGAGATTTGGGAGAATTTGTTTACAACCGATGAAGCAAACGGTGGCATCGCTATCGGTGGGGAATTTATTGATGGTATCATCAAAGATG ATTATCAAACTGAAGCACCCGTGGTTGCGGGTGTGCCGTGGAATGGATCCTACTTTCCACATCCTGCCAAATTTTGGGCAAAACATTGGTACTGGATTTTGATAATTCTGTTGCTGATCATTTTTCTCTTCATTATACCGGGATTCTTCTGTCAGATTTACTTGTCAAAATGGTGTAAAAAGAGAAA atTACATGAATTCTTTAGGAAAAGATCTCCGACATTTACTTTCGATAGAATTGGACGTGGAATTGGAATTGGAAGAAAGAAAACGGTCTCCGAAAAAGAAGACGATTACATTGATGTAGAGAAAGGACACGAGTCATCATCGTTCTCCTCGTCag GCGTCAGTTCGCAAAGTGCACGTAAGTCCTCCGTGTCTTCAATTCACACCCATCCTGCGGCCAGTGTTCATGCAGCTGATATTGATCATCATCGAAGCCACGAAAGTAAAACAACCGAACAGATAGTTTCCACTTCTGAAAATGCTACTGTTATTTTCATTCCTGATCCGATGAGCAATGTTCGAATCACTGCGTTATCTGGGTCACATATGGAGTCAGTGTCACAACCTAACCAGTCACCGTCATTTGATTTTCCTGAACCTGTGATGGACGACTCAAACCATCCTCCACCAATGTCGGACGTACCAGCTTCTATTCGTTCACAATCTGATATTGGTCTTGACATTGGTAACGAGGCtatcataaaatctaacaatatgacaaatttaccAACAGCTGTACCGTTGCAGCCCCCTCATAGACCACCTAAGCCTGAACACATGGCTCCTAAACCAGCCCCCGGTATCACTGCCCCTGAAAATAGACCTAAAAGGCGCTCGAAAAAAAAGAAGCCATCGAAGAAGAATTCTGATAAATTACGAAACGAAGGTCCACCACCAAGACGACATCGTGACAAAAAAGACGATTCGGAAGCGTCACAGCAGCGTAAACGACGTACGCGAGAGAGGACTGGTGACCGTTCCACTAAAAAGTCTAAAAATAGCACCAAGAAACGGCCTACAAGATTAACGGAAAAACACGTTTCAAGCACACAGTCATTAATGCATGCTGCGAAGAGTTTGGAAGATATATTGGACGCAATAACGAAATTAACTCGTGAGTATCCTGTGCCAGATTTACCCGAATTAAGTCGGCCGGTGAAAGAGAAATCACCACAGGAAAAGACACATCGGCCGCAAAATACTGATCGCGTACATAAAAATAATGTTGACGGTGGAAAAGACCCTGAACAAAATGAGAGGCACATACCTGATAAAGATATGATGCGTAGAAAACAGAAAAGAACAAAACATTGGGCCACTGAGCAACAGAAAATTGACCGAAGTCGAGACAAAAAGCGCAGAAAAGaggaaaaacaacaaaagaGATCACCTAGTTCAAGACGACGAAAGAAAAAAGAGGAGCGACAGAAAACGAAGAAAGAGAAAACGAGAACGCCACGCGGTGAAATAGAGGAAAAGAAAGAGCCTAAGAAAAAGGTTCCCACTCTCAAGAAGGAAGATGTTACACCACAAGATAGAACAAAGCAAGAGCGAAGGAGATTGAGACTCGAaagagatttgaaaaaattacagaaGTATCACAATACTGTTGCAAAGAAAGAGGAAGAAAGTGCAGAATCTGTTGCGGACTAG
- the LOC144422845 gene encoding uncharacterized protein LOC144422845, producing the protein MPRKRYWKMVRKRLALKVVTGEFSQSDARFNFSSRGRQCIANCLIALIKHANTRATLWRSNDLDEILVEGDKLYRGVQDFLGYIDNYLMVTELPSTYELNDVLYEIKYQSPLTGAVGSSEAPSEHMVGIMSLADALAETFSSSVCALFTLNSNTLGIIKDESTYFVFDPHSRNRDGMVCYNGTSITLEFGCLDDVHCHLQKLHRNISPSEDFACQFEMVAVEITQVVAGNDTDVVQEVKSTQHEMLFSRLNYATRFDICKKLGLKIELLIDENPINERLNEPAKVFSVKADGNCFFNALSHELSGTEHNNAQLRQAIAQNIEENPCVFSNILRDEYAEDGVEKYIKQSKMFDDGTWATEVEIFSACDLLALDIYTYFENRWLKYSRALLNRNYVTHSRGSIYLNNKGGNHYEIVTDVKSWQNDDDEGDPAMVTLHEVTRNTEWYEVGHIEKQTTSSMSEADMRYELCEEYRENVKKSSRLRYKTDQNYNKKSNLRSSAKYKYNESHREALKTRSVKKYETDVQHREKVIASNIQKYHLDDKYRKQVKTRSAEQYKLDEKHRKQVKTRSAEQYKLDEKHREQMKARSVKKYKHDEKNRERMKTRSVKQERMKTRSVKKYDLDELHRQEVKTRSANMYRFDAKHNQRVRNVAQKKYWCSKRDMSAKNSIEKFRKSIKCGPDCVCCICIRSFFRKSVIVYKRNKYKCGNISTKYKHKCNTFCTKPCGFVNARNIWICHTCSSKLKSGKVPVKAWDNNMLVEEVPPELARLNSIERHLISLHIPFMKISQLPKTRQYGIHGPVICVPSNVQKTVTVLPRVRVDDQMLTIKLKRKLSYKGYYDYQVADKGNLRDAIMWLKENNDFYTDVTFNEIWNPDINLREEEEDEELLEAPSEDVIISDATLDTCLQPVDIAQEVLDQISEDVLCIAPAEGNRPISILMDDKNEAKAFPTLFPSGRGTFGAFRDEQITLSKYINCRLMSADDRFSKNVDYIFFSQYRSELNQILSNISIALRKGTDSSIRKMTIKDITDGKYIRSLLTSDEAYKFLRPVRGTPAFWQAAQKDLLAMVRQLGLPTWFCSFSSAEMRWPEVFDCLLRQRGDKRLSSEIDWLEKCQILRENCVMTARLFQNRFQSFLRNIILSSCKPLGEVEDYFFRVEFQQRGSPHIHCLLWVKDSPKYGVNSNAEVEAYIDRHVTCQIPQEHEDKELFDIVNSVQQHSKSHTKSCRKKGTVCRYGFPRPPSSRTFIAQCDQGIAADDSAIAKAKDILKKIMSHIFNEKWQCAEDANLAKLLEELNITQDDIEMSCRIIPKKVSVILQRECSSIWANPYNPTLLRAWNANLDVQFVTDAYACVVYILSYISKGEREMSFLMEGCVNECLNQGHHSARDVMKKIGMLYLRNREVSAQESAFRACNMPLKGCSRNVVFLPTGGDSVKISLPLSVLKNKLKASGGELNPSDMWMTSMIEKYRARPRQQEIDEICYGEFFSRYRVLSQTQAKGNKKALELEKGLGHVQKRETTQPAIIRYPRFRKEKNSEKYYRSILELFFPHRTDEDLKPLYYKNYTEFYKFGKCSVHGRSMNVKELVTENMRKFENIREELSEAGNMLADEQLRMRDEWADLITELQQRTRDEGRDSNVIHTVEDEQERDDIPDLHQTTSKITFVKNVFISKEEALPILRSLNEMQTEVFYAIRQWCVKKANGKNPDPFHLFISGGAGTGKSHLVKAIYYETSKVLANRAEDISQIRVLLTASTGVAAYNIKATTIHSTFSIPVQATIPYRPLAEEKLNTLKCRYENLELLIIDEISMVDYKLLSYIHGRLRQIKSASDEFPFGKVSIIAVGDFYQLPPVKASPLFKPNPFGDLWNGYFKLVELNEIMRQKGDKKFAEMLNRIRTKKKGEIMNACDISMLSQRETGETKSDIIHIYPTNAQVNEFNLKRLLSLDKEIVEIAADVLTPTSENRSSSCRTYIPMGQLQKTLKFSVEARVMLLRNIDATDGLVNGVIGTIVSIHRAEGTIEVDVIHVRFDDHRVGAALRMRSKCRYEDGVPITKVEDSFSGRGSYKQFPLKLSWGCTIHKMQGVTVDAALVDFKKAFRAGQMYVALSRSTVYIMLELDGADVVFM; encoded by the exons ATGCCACGAAAAAGATACTGGAAAATGGTGCGTAAACGCCTTGCTCTTAAGGTGGTTACTGGTGAATTCAGCCAGTCTGATGCTAGATTTAACTTCTCCAGCCGTGGACGACAATGCATTGCAAACTGCCTGATTGCGCTTATTAAGCACGCCAATACTCGTGCAACTTTATGGCGTTCAAATGATTTGGATGAAATTCTCGTAGAAGGCGACAAACTATATCGTGGGGTCCAAGACTTTTTGGGTTATATTGACAACTATCTCATGGTCACAGAGTTGCCCTCAACTTATGAGTTGAACGACGTACTGTACGAAATAAAGTACCAGAGCCCATTAACTGGTGCTGTTGGTTCGTCAGAAGCTCCGTCCGAACATATGGTTGGCATAATGTCGCTTGCAGATGCTCTTGCAGAGACGTTTAGTAGCAGCGTATGTGCTCTCTTTACGCTGAACAGCAACACATTGGGAATAATCAAGGACGAATCGACGTACTTTGTTTTTGATCCTCATTCTCGTAATAGAGATGGTATGGTGTGCTATAATGGCACGTCAATTACGCTTGAATTTGGGTGTTTAGATGACGTTCATTGTCACCTTCAAAAACTACACCGAAATATCTCGCCCTCGGAGGATTTTGCTTGTCAGTTTGAAATGGTCGCCGTCGAAATCACCCAGGTTGTTGCTGGAAATGACACAGATGTGGTACAAGAAGTTAAAAGTACTCAACACGAGATGCTTTTTTCTAGACTAAACTATGCCACAAGATTTGACATTTGTAAAAAACTGGGATTGAAAATCGAATTGTTAATAGATGAAAATCCAATCAACGAACGACTAAACGAACCTGCAAAAGTTTTTTCAGTCAAGGCAGACGGAAATTGCTTTTTCAATGCGTTATCTCATGAGCTGTCCGGAACTGAACACAATAACGCACAACTTAGGCAAGCAATTGCGCAAAATATCGAAGAAAATCCATGcgtcttttcaaatattttgcgcGATGAATACGCGGAAGATGGGGTTGAGAAATATATCAAACAGTCCAAGATGTTTGATGACGGCACGTGGGCAACAGAAGTGGAAATATTTTCTGCTTGTGACTTACTGGCATTAGACATATACACGTATTTTGAAAACAGGTGGCTGAAGTATTCCAGAGCGTTACTGAATCGCAATTACGTTACGCATTCAAGGGGATcgatatatttaaataacaaaggTGGAAATCATTATGAAATTGTTACGGACGTCAAGAGTTGGCAGAATGATGATGATGAGGGGGATCCGGCCATGGTTACTCTGCACGAAGTTACGAGAAATACCGAATGGTATGAGGTGGGACACATAGAAAAGCAAACAACATCAAGTATGAGTGAAGCCGATATGCGCTATGAATTATGTGAAGAATATCGAGAGAATGTGAAAAAAAGTAGCAGGCTAAGGTATAAAACCGATCAAaactacaacaaaaaatcaaatttgagaAGCtcagcaaaatataaatataatgaaagCCACAGAGAAGCATTAAAGACAAGAAGCGTAAAGAAATACGAAACTGACGTACAACACAGAGAAAAGGTAATAGCTAGCAATATTCAGAAGTACCATCTCGATGACAAATACAGGAAGCAAGTAAAAACCAGAAGTGCTGAGCAgtacaaacttgacgaaaaacacaggaaGCAAGTAAAAACTAGAAGTGCTGAGCAgtacaaacttgacgaaaaacacagggagcAAATGAAAGCCAGAAGTGTCAAGAAATACAAACATGACGAAAAAAACAGGGAGAGAATGAAAACTAGAAGCGTGAAGCA ggagaGAATGAAAACTAGAAGCGTGAAGAAATACGATCTTGACGAACTACACAGGCAGGAAGTTAAAACCAGGAGTGCCAATATGTACAGATTTGATGCAAAACATAACCAACGTGTCAGAAACGTAGCTCAAAAGAAATACTGGTGCAGTAAACGCGATATGTCAGctaaaaattctattgaaaaatTCAGAAAGTCGATAAAATGTGGACCAGATTGCGTATGCTGCATATGCATTCGATCGTTTTTCCGTAAAAGCGTTATCGTATACAAAAGAAATAAGTATAAATGCGGGAACATCAGTACAAAATATAAGCACAAATGTAACACTTTTTGCACGAAGCCCTGTGGATTTGTTAACGCAAGAAATATTTGGATATGTCATACTTGTAGCAGCAAACTCAAGAGTGGTAAAGTTCCCGTCAAAGCGTGGGACAACAACATGCTTGTAGAGGAAGTTCCGCCCGAGTTAGCGAGACTAAACTCAATTGAGCGCCATCTAATCTCGCTACATATTCCTTTCATGAAAATAAGTCAGTTGCCCAAAACTCGCCAATACGGAATTCATGGTCCAGTGATATGTGTACCTTCCAATGTCCAAAAAACGGTTACCGTCCTACCACGGGTGAGAGTGGATGACCAAATGTTGACAATTAAACTAAAAAGAAAACTTTCATACAAAGGTTACTATGATTACCAAGTTGCAGATAAAGGTAACCTAAGGGACGCCATCATGTGGTTAAAAGAGAATAATGATTTTTACACTGATGTAACGTTTAACGAAATCTGGAATCCTGACATAAACCTACGTGAAGAGGAGGAAGATGAAGAACTGTTGGAGGCACCTTCCGAAGATGTTATTATATCAGATGCCACTCTTGACACTTGCTTGCAACCTGTAGATATTGCTCAAGAAGTTTTAGACCAAATTTCCGAAGACGTTCTGTGCATTGCTCCCGCTGAAGGGAACCGCCCTATTTCAATATTGATGGATGACAAAAATGAAGCCAAAGCTTTTCCAACACTCTTTCCCTCAGGCCGTGGGACCTTTGGCGCATTTCGGGACGAACAAATTACTTTATCGAAATATATTAATTGTCGTTTGATGAGTGCTGATGATCGATTTTCCAAAAACGTAGATTACATATTCTTCTCACAGTATAGGAGTGAACtcaatcaaattttatcaaacattTCAATTGCATTGCGCAAAGGAACTGATTCTTCAATTCGAAAAATGACTATTAAGGATATAACAGATGGAAAATATATTCGGTCACTATTAACATCAGATGAGGCATACAAATTTTTAAGACCTGTCAGAGGGACACCAGCATTCTGGCAGGCCGCGCAGAAAGACCTATTGGCAATGGTCCGCCAGCTTGGATTGCCGACTTGGTTTTGCTCTTTTTCGTCCGCGGAAATGAGATGGCCGGAAGTTTTTGACTGTTTGCTTCGTCAAAGGGGTGATAAGCGTTTGTCATCAGAAATCGATTGGTTggaaaaatgtcaaattctaCGCGAAAACTGTGTGATGACTGCCAGACTTTTTCAAAATCGGTTTCAGAGTTTCTTGAGAAATATTATACTTTCTTCATGTAAACCTCTTGGAGAAGTGGAAGATTATTTCTTCAGGGTAGAGTTCCAACAACGCGGATCCCCTCACATTCACTGCCTCTTGTGGGTGAAAGATTCCCCGAAATACGGGGTCAACAGCAACGCGGAGGTTGAAGCATATATAGATAGGCACGTAACTTGTCAGATTCCACAAGAGCATGAAGACAAAGAACTCTTTGACATAGTTAATAGTGTACAACAGCATAGTAAATCTCACACCAAATCGTGCCGGAAGAAAGGCACTGTGTGTAGATATGGTTTTCCCAGGCCACCTTCTTCCAGGACGTTTATAGCTCAGTGTGACCAAGGTATTGCTGCAGATGATTCGGCCATTGCCAAGGCCAaggatatattaaaaaaaataatgtcacACATCTTCAATGAAAAATGGCAATGTGCTGAGGATGCAAATTTAGCGAAACTTCTTGAAGAGTTGAACATAACTCAGGACGATATCGAAATGTCGTGCAGGATTATCCCAAAGAAGGTCTCGGTGATATTACAAAGAGAATGTAGTAGCATATGGGCTAATCCATATAACCCTACATTGCTGCGGGCCTGGAACGCTAATTTAGATGTGCAATTTGTAACGGATGCATATGCATGTGTAGTTTATATTCTATCCTATATTTCTAAGGGAGAGAGAGAAATGAGCTTTCTAATGGAAGGATGCGTTAACGAATGCTTGAACCAAGGCCATCATTCTGCAAGGGACGTTATGAAAAAGATCGGGATGTTGTATTTGAGAAACAGGGAAGTGAGTGCACAGGAGTCGGCATTCAGAGCTTGCAATATGCCTTTAAAAGGATGTTCACGAAACGTAGTGTTTTTACCAACTGGGGGTGATTCTGTAAAAATAAGCTTGCCATTGTCAGTGCTGAAAAATAAGTTGAAAGCAAGTGGCGGCGAGCTCAACCCGTCTGATATGTGGATGACAAGTATGATAGAAAAATATAGGGCAAGGCCAAGACAACAGGAAATTGACGAAATATGCTATGGTGAGTTTTTTTCAAGATATCGCGTATTGTCACAAACACAGGCAAAAGGAAATAAAAAAGCTCTGGAACTGGAAAAAGGATTAGGTCATGTACAAAAGAGAGAAACAACTCAACCCGCGATAATTCGATACCCCCGTTTTCGTAAagaaaaaaatagtgaaaaatattatcGAAGTATATTGGAACTTTTTTTCCCACACCGAACCGACGAAGATTTGAAGCCgctttattacaaaaattataCAGAATTTTACAAATTTGGCAAGTGCTCGGTTCATGGTCGAAGCATGAATGTAAAAGAGCTCGTGACAGAAAATATGCGGaagtttgaaaatatacgcGAAGAACTTTCGGAAGCCGGAAATATGTTAGCTGATGAACAGCTGAGGATGAGAGATGAGTGGGCTGATCTAATAACAGAGCTCCAACAGCGTACTCGTGACGAGGGTAGAGACAGCAACGTAATACACACTGTTGAAGACGAGCAGGAACGTGATGATATACCTGATCTCCATCAGACGACAAGCAAGATCACATtcgtaaaaaatgtttttattagtAAAGAGGAAGCCTTGCCAATCCTAAGATCTCTCAACGAAATGCAAACTGAGGTTTTTTACGCGATTCGACAATGGTGTGTAAAAAAAGCAAATGGAAAAAATCCAGATCCATTTCATCTTTTTATATCTGGCGGAGCTGGAACCGGGAAATCACATTTAGTGAAAGCAATTTATTACGAGACATCCAAGGTGCTAGCCAACAGAGCAGAAGACATTTCTCAAATCCGAGTATTACTGACCGCTTCCACTGGCGTTGCAGCATACAATATCAAAGCCACAACAATACACAGTACATTTAGCATCCCAGTACAAGCGACAATTCCATACAGACCACTTGCAGAAGAAAAACTCAACACCTTGAAATGCAGGTatgaaaatttggaattattgATCATTGATGAGATATCAATGGTCGATTACAAATTATTATCATATATTCACGGAAGATTACGCCAAATAAAAAGCGCAAGCGATGAGTTTCCATTTGGCAAAGTAAGCATAATTGCAGTAGGGGATTTCTATCAACTTCCTCCGGTTAAAGCATCCCCGTTGTTCAAGCCAAATCCGTTTGGCGATCTATGGAATGGTTATTTTAAGCTAGTAGAGCTTAACGAAATTATGAGGCAAAAGGGCGATAAAAAATTTGCAGAAATGCTTAATCGTATACGCACAAAGAAAAAAGGCGAGATAATGAACGCATGTGATATTTCGATGCTCTCTCAGCGTGAAACTGGTGAAACAAAATCAGATATCATCCACATTTACCCAACAAACGCTCAAGTGAATGAATTCAACTTGAAACGTCTTCTTTCTCTTGATAAGGAAATAGTAGAAATAGCTGCTGATGTTTTAACTCCCACGTCAGAAAATCGCTCATCCAGTTGTCGGACATATATACCAATGGGTCAATTGCAAAagactttgaaattttctgttGAGGCTAGGGTGATGTTGCTACGCAACATTGATGCAACCGATGGACTTGTTAACGGTGTAATTGGTACCATTGTGAGCATTCACCGCGCAGAAGGTACAATTGAAGTAGATGTCATCCATGTCCGATTTGACGACCATCGTGTTGGCGCCGCATTGAGAATGAGATCAAAATGCAGATATGAGGACGGCGTTCCTATCACAAAAGTCGAAGATTCATTTTCAGGCCGCGGCAGTTACAAACAGTTTCCCCTTAAACTGTCGTGGGGATGTACTATTCATAAAATGCAAGGTGTTACAGTGGACGCAGCTCTCGTTGACTTCAAAAAAGCCTTTAGAGCTGGTCAAATGTATGTCGCGCTCAGTAGG TCTACAGTTTACATTATGCTAGAATTAGATGGTGCTGATGTGGTCTTCATGTGA